The following are encoded together in the Tripterygium wilfordii isolate XIE 37 chromosome 3, ASM1340144v1, whole genome shotgun sequence genome:
- the LOC119994924 gene encoding 1-aminocyclopropane-1-carboxylate oxidase homolog 1-like, translating into MAATAMSADGKPYDRLKDMKAFDESKAGVKGLVDSGITSIPPFFIHPPHSLSTIVPTSSNPNIIPTVDLSGIDSDKRPVLVQQVARASRELGFFQIVNHGIPLKIMENMIGAIKSFHEQPTEIKSSIYRRDFKRSVDFGSNIDLFYSKAASWRDTLQVRPSLLNNFEPEEIPEICRNEVLEWDKEVKQVGEMLMELLCEGLGLEKGKLKKMMFLEGRTIVCHYYPYCPQPDLTFGTTSHTDPAALTILLQDHIGGLQVKHNGEWVDVKPVPGALVINVGDILQILTNDEYKSVEHRVLANSYHEPRVSVAAFFNTSNRDDLYGPFEELTSADKPALYQPFALSDFLKRFFTEELGGKPFKNHYRL; encoded by the exons ATGGCAGCAACAGCAATGTCGGCCGATGGCAAACCGTATGACCGTCTCAAAGATATGAAAGCATTCGATGAATCAAAGGCCGGAGTGAAGGGCCTTGTCGATTCGGGCATCACCTCCATTCCTCCCTTCTTCATCCACCCACCTCACAGCCTATCAACCATAGTCCCAACTTCCTCCAATCCTAACATCATTCCCACTGTCGATCTCTCCGGCATTGACTCGGACAAAAGGCCTGTGCTAGTCCAACAAGTAGCACGGGCCAGTCGCGAGTTGGGTTTCTTTCAGATTGTCAATCATGGGATTCCATTGAAGATCATGGAAAACATGATTGGAGCTATTAAGTCGTTTCACGAGCAGCCCACGGAGATCAAGTCAAGCATATACCGTAGGGATTTCAAACGCAGTGTAGATTTTGGTTCTAACATTGACTTGTTTTACTCCAAAGCTGCAAGTTGGAG AGACACTCTCCAAGTTAGGCCATCTCTTCTTAACAATTTTGAGCCAGAGGAAATCCCAGAGATATGTAGAAATGAGGTTCTGGAGTGGGATAAAGAGGTCAAACAAGTGGGAGAGATGTTGATGGAGTTATTATGCGAGGGGCTGGGACTGGAAAAAGGAAAGCTGAAGAAgatgatgttcttagaaggaaGAACAATTGTATGCCACTACTATCCATATTGTCCTCAGCCAGACTTAACCTTTGGAACTACATCTCATACAGATCCCGCGGCGTTGACCATACTTCTGCAAGACCACATAGGTGGTTTGCAAGTGAAGCACAATGGGGAATGGGTGGATGTTAAGCCTGTCCCAGGAGCTCTTGTTATCAACGTCGGCGACATACTTCAG attcttACTAATGATGAGTACAAGAGTGTAGAGCATAGAGTGTTGGCTAATTCTTACCACGAACCACGGGTTTCAGTTGCAGCTTTTTTCAACACCAGCAACAGGGATGACTTGTATGGACCATTTGAGGAATTAACATCAGCAGACAAACCAGCTCTGTATCAGCCATTCGCGTTATCAGATTTTTTGAAGAGATTCTTCACAGAGGAATTGGGTGGCAAACCTTTCAAAAATCACTATAGGCTGTAA
- the LOC119995586 gene encoding protein FAR-RED IMPAIRED RESPONSE 1-like, which produces MESRIPLILGGMSTTQRSESINAFFDGYVNSKTTLKQFVEQYNNALRDKVEKESLADYNSLHKQLECETSLDMEKHILNLYTESKFKEFQVELFGMMYRGIILVENNTEFIMFNVEEDIVFGRKGMKKIVFTVFFDEVTCLVKCSCCSYEFREILCRHATIMLIRNRQYLVPAQ; this is translated from the exons ATGGAATCCCGTATTCCATTGATACTAGGAG GTATGTCAACAACTCAAAGAAGTGAGAGCATTAATGCATTTTTTGATGGTTATGTGAACTCCAAGACTACACTAAAACAGTTTGTCGAGCAGTATAATAATGCTCTGAGGGACAAGGTTGAAAAGGAAAGCCTTGCCGATTACAACTCTCTTCACAAGCAGCTCGAATGTGAAACTTCTTTAGATATGGAAAAACATATTCTCAATTTGTATACTGAATCGAAGTTCAAGGAGTTCCAAGTTGAGCTGTTTGGGATGATGTACCGTGGGATTATATTGGTTGAGAACAATACGGAGTTCATAATGTTTAATGTTGAAGAAGATATTGTGTTTGGCAGGAAAGGTATGAAGAAAATAGTGTTTACTGTGTTTTTTGATGAAGTAACATGCTTGGTGAAGTGTAGTTGTTGCAGCTATGAATTTAGAGAAATATTGTGCAGGCACGCAACCATTATGTTAATCAGGAATCGTCAATATTTGGTTCCAGCTCAGTAG